One genomic region from Danio aesculapii chromosome 24, fDanAes4.1, whole genome shotgun sequence encodes:
- the uba5 gene encoding ubiquitin-like modifier-activating enzyme 5 yields the protein MATVEELKLRIRELENELIKSKQKQSDAEHNIRPKIEQMSAEVVDSNPYSRLMALKRMGIVQDYEKIRSFAVAVVGVGGVGSVTAEMLTRCGIGKLLLFDYDKVELANMNRLFFQPHQAGLSKVEAAQHTLRNINPDVAFETHNYNITTMDNFTHFMDRISHGGLEEGKPVDLILSCVDNFEARMAINTACNELGQIWMESGVSENAVSGHIQLIIPGETACFACAPPLVVAANIDEKTLKRDGVCAASLPTTMGVVAGLLVQNVLKYLLGFGTVSYYLGYNAIQDFFPSMAMKANPQCDDRHCRRQQDEYKKKEAERPKQEVVQEEEEVVHEDNEWGIELVSEVTEAELQDASGPIPDLPEGITVAYTIPEKDGASGETVEETEQSLEELMAQMKKM from the exons ATGGCTACCGTTGAAGAACTGAAGCTGCGAATTCGTGAGTTAGAAAATGAACTAATCAAATCCAAACAGAAGCAAAGTGATGCTGAACACAATATCAGACCAAAAATTGAGCAAATGAGCGCCGAAGTCGTAGATTCAAATCCATACAG TCGTCTAATGGCACTTAAGAGAATGGGGATAGTGCAAGACTACGAG AAAATCCGCTCGTTTGCTGTGGCGGTGGTGGGAGTCGGAGGGGTGGGGAGTGTCACTGCAGAAATGCTCACCAGATGTGGCATTGGTAAG TTGCTGCTGTTTGACTATGATAAGGTGGAGCTGGCCAACATGAACCGCCTCTTCTTCCAGCCACATCAGGCGGGGCTCAGTAAAGTCGAGGCTGCACAACACACTCTTAG GAACATTAATCCAGATGTTGCCTTTGAGACCCATAATTACAATATCACCACAATGGACAACTTCACACATTTCATGGACCGCATTAG TCACGGAGGACTTGAAGAGGGGAAGCCTGTAGATTTGATTCTCAGTTGTGTTGATAACTTTGAGGCTCGTATGGCCATTAACACA GCATGTAATGAGTTGGGTCAGATCTGGATGGAGTCAGGTGTCAGTGAAAATGCTGTTTCTGGACACATCCAGCTCATCATCCCAGGAGAAACAGCCTGTTTTGct TGTGCTCCTCCTCTAGTAGTGGCTGCAAATATCGATGAGAAGACGTTGAAGCGGGATGGAGTGTGTGCCGCCAGTTTACCCACCACAATGGGAGTTGTTGCTGGGCTTCTTGTGCAGAATGTCCTCAA GTATCTGTTGGGCTTTGGGACGGTGAGTTATTACTTGGGCTATAATGCCATACAGGACTTCTTCCCAAGCATGGCAATGAAGGCCAACCCACAGTGTGACGACAGACACTGCAGACGACAACAGGATGAATACAAG AAAAAAGAAGCAGAGCGGCCGAAGCAGGAAGTGGTCCAGGAAGAAGAGGAAGTGGTGCATGAGGACAATGAATGGG GCATTGAGCTGGTGTCAGAGGTGACCGAGGCAGAGCTACAGGATGCATCAGGACCCATTCCAGATCTACCAGAGGGCATCACCGTAGCCTACACCATACCTGAGAAA